Genomic DNA from Desulfonema ishimotonii:
CAGCCGTCGCCACCGCAAAATTGACGGACATGCCGATTGCAGCATTTCTTACGCCCTCTGTAATGGCAATACCGTTATCAGCGTTTCCGTCATCATCTATTGTTTGCAAAAATCTGGCAATGTTAAGAACGGTGGGATCGGTGGCGTCTGTGGCACCTTCGACCAGATCAACCGGCGTGATGACCTCTTTGGCGAGGGTTTGGCCAAAGATAATGCCGCCGATAAAAAATTTGACCTTTTCACCTTTCCGGTATTTAAACCGCCCTCTTGAATCGGTTACGCCGGACAGGGTGTCCGTGCGGTATTCGATACCGCTGACCTGGCGATCTGCAAATACGCCCTCCTGGACCGCTGATAGCGTGGAATCGCTGTCTGAATCACTGCAACCTGTCAGCGTTGCAGCGACGGCCCATAGGAGAATGAGCATGAAACCGAACTGTTTAAATGTTGAAAAACGTTTTTTCAAAACTGCCTCCTGTTGTTTTGGGTTAAACCGGACATCGCCTTTACCTGAAGGCGGTGTGCTGAATTAACGGATAAAAAAGCAGAAATAGGAAACTATCTCCTTTTTTGCCATTAAAAAAGGGTAATATTTCACATTTTTCTGGTTGTAACAGTTTAAAAAAATAAAGAATAAAGAATAATGTTTTGAATATGCAAATTGCGCGCCATTTTTTTCTGCCGTCGGTGATTAAATATGGAACCATCGCTTATGAGTTTATTTTCAACCAACTGAGATAGATAATTCAAATAAGCATTCACAGCATTGCGTCCGTATTGTGACAAAAAATGTGCCCTTTCCTGACAAATTACGGCACGAATAGCTATTGAAATTATTATGACACTTCATTATCCGATCTTTATTCATACAAAATCGCCGGGTTTTTAAGGAAAATTTTACCAAATCAGATCACCTGTTCCATTTCACAGCAGGGCGATAACATCGGCTGAAAACAGTGCAGGCGTCAGATGATTTGTTTTGAAATTCCGAATCAGAAATACAGATAGCCAGGTATCAGCAGGGGGAGATGAGGATCTGTGAAGGATGTTTCCTGATTTTGTTCAGACGGGTGATATTATGATACCGTCTGATTTTATAGGAACTTTTCACATTCCCTGATCACACAGGACGGTTACGGTCAATATCAGGTGCTGTTTTCCGATGGTTGCGGGGATAAAAAAGATTGTAACGGAGCGGATGGTTACTGGCTTGCAGGATTTGTTCAATCCGGGGGCGTTTCTGAGAAGTTGTTTTGAAAATATTCTGCCCTGCTTCGGCGGGTGTTTGAAACGAGCAGCCCGGCGCTGAACCCTCCGGGCTGAAACCCGAATTGCCGTCTGGCAGTGTTCCGGTTTCGGATATAAGGTGGATAAAACCCTGAATTAACATGTTCTACCTGACGTTATATCCACATCCCGCACACTGCCCGCCGCTTCAGGGCGCGGCGCTGAATCACCGGTAGCGGGCTTCAGCCGGGGGATTTATTCCCCGGCTTTCCCGTTTTCCCCGACGGCTTTTAAGAATTCATCACACGCCTTTTCAAGCTGCGCTTCCGCGTGTTCCATTGTGTAGGGCCGTTCCGGTTCGTCTTCGGGCCAGTCGGCCAGAACCGCGTCCAGTGCGGCCTGGGGGGACCAGGGCTGTTTGCGGAGCAGGTCCGTCTGGGCCAGCAGGTTTTCCCGGTTTTCGTCCGGCAGGCCGTCCGGGAAGAAGAACTCCAGCACGGCGTCGTCATCGTCCAGCCACTGGCGCAGGCGGACCCAGTTTTTCCGGTTCTGCACGGGCAGGGGGCGTCCGTCATTGTCAAACAGGCCGAATTCTTTGGGCAGCGGCTCGCCCGGACGCAGACCCCGGCGGCACATCAGGTCCGGGTTTTCCGCCTGTTCGTCGAACCAGTCGTGGGCCGCGTATTGGTAGCCGAAGTGTTCCAGCGCCAGATAAAAACATAACTCGTTTTTAGCATCTTTATTTATTCGCGTTAATTTGTTTTCAATTTTTTCTAATCGCTCCTTAAGGTGATTATATTCTTTGCCAAATAAGTATGGGTATCTGTATATATAAAAAGGCCTTTTTTGACCTCTTTCCATAGATAAATTTAAGGACAGAGAACGATAGCGATTTAGTTTCAAAGAATTAAATATAAATTTATGTCGATCTCTAAAAAGTTTAAGTGAAAGATATGAACGTCGTGAGCGATTCGAGAAAAAAAGTATAAATTGATACTTGCCTCTGATTTTAGTATATTCATCATAAATATTATTGTGACCCGATGCCCCTTCGGCAAGTGTAACCGCTTGATATAAACCTAAACCCAAGATGGTTTTGTGGGATATTATAAATTGTCTCGGATATGAAATCATCAATAAAGTTGGCATACAGCGCATGCTATTAATAAGATCGTTTGAGCTTATTCCCTGTAAGATAAAGGCATCTAACGGAATATGTTCACATAAAGTATCAAACAATAAGCCTTCAGATGGGACTAAAGCCTCAAGTGCCATAGCTGCGTTAGTAATAACTGGTAAAAAAAATTTTTCAGTTTTTTTTCGAGATAAAAAAATTGAAAAAAGTAAGATTTTTGAATTTTTATGTATCGGATATTTTTTTTGAATCCATGTCGCAATATTTTTTGTTATCCGATTTTCAGATGAAATCACAAGAGATTGTATCTGGCTTTCTTCTTTTTGATTTTTTCTCCATTTTGTCTTTGCAAATAAAAGGAATAATGAATAAGCTCTTGCTTCTTCATCATCAAATTCAACATACCAGCTTGAATCATTTTCAGGATTGAGCCAGCGCGTTTTCATCTTTTCAAACATGGGGTTGTCTGTCAGACAATCTTCAATGCAAAAAGGCGGCATTTTTTCTAGCCTGTCCAGCAACACATCCCACTGTTTTTCATGGTCTTCAGCCTCAAACATCTGAATAAGCAGTTCAATGCCCTGCTGCTGAATTGCTTCGGGCAGTCGGGACAGGCGTTTTACAAACTTCGCATCTGGGTGAACCAAAGCACAGCCCATTGCCACGGGCAACCATTCTTCAAGATCCCTTTCTGTGAACGGCAGTTCCCGCCCGGTGTATGCCCTGATAAACAGGTCGGCCTGATGCACATCCGAAAGATCGAGCCAGCTCAGTATTTCAAAATGGCCCTCGTTCCGCTCCTGTTCCGCCCGGATGGTCAGCAGCAGCATTCCCACTTCATCCCAGCCGGGCCGTCCCAGGCGTGAAAACAGCTCTTTTTTCAGATAATTTTCTTTCGAGCGTCCGGCCAGAAAGTCGGCGCACAGATATTCCTGAAAGCTGAGATGGGCAAACTGGATGCGCTCTTCTTCCGGCTCTGTCAGCAGTCCGGCAGGATGAAGAAAATAACGGAGCAGGTCTTCGGCGTCTTCGGGCCGGATGTCTGTAAACCGGCCATATTTCCGGGAGGACAACTGTTCCCGGATGGTGGTGAGCATCTCCTCCCGCTTCCAGACCATCCGCCGCTTTTCCGGCTCATCCTTTTTCTGCCTGCTGCCTCTGACCTGGCTCTCATAGGCCAGATAGCCCAGCACCATCCGCTTTTCCGTCTCCGGCCAGTGGGGCATGGGCTTTCCCTCGGTCGTCTCTTTCAGTTGACGGTGGCGCTCCTGCCGCACCAGATACAGGTCGATGATGGCCTTGTACAATGCGCCCCGCCCGTCTGGCATTTCGTTCCGGGAGCAGTGAACCAGGGCCATGAGCGTCAGAAAAATGGGCCGTCGGGCCAGCGTCAGCAGATAACGCCTGCGGGAATCTTGCAGCGCGTTCAGGAAATTTTCAATGCCTGCCTGCCGCTTGCGTTTCCAGTCATTGCGCAGAGTGTACCAGTCCCGAACAAACCGTTCGATCTGTTCCCAGGCAAAGGGCAGCACATGATATATTTTTTCTTTGGACGAGACCACGGTGTCACAGTCAGAGCGCAGCAAGCATTCAGCCTTTCCGTTGAGTTCGGGCAGATCGTGAAATCCCGTGGGCCGACCTGTCACCAGCACCCGGAAGCCTAGATTGGCCGCCTCCGCCGCCATCTGAAAAATCCGGCTGCGCATCTCCGTCCCGCCCACTTCGTCAATGCCGTCAAACATGAGCAGGGCCGGATATGCCTCTTTGCTCCGGTCAAAGGAATCCCTCAGCCGGGGAATATCCAGCCGCAGATTGTCATCTTCGGCCTGAATTCCGGCCTCACGCCACCAGCATTCCAGCAGTTCATCCAGCGTCCGCACGGATTCCAGGTCCGGCAGATTCCGCAAAATCAGCGGGATGGGCGCAATGCCCCTGTTCCCGGCCAGTTGCTTCCGCAGATTGCTGGAATGCTGCCCGCACAGTTCCACCACCAGCGCATGAACCAGCGTGGTCTTGCCGCTGCCCGGCCTGCCGGACAATGCCACAAACGGCTCCTGGACCAGCAAATCCCACACGCCCTCGCCCGGCAATGTCTCCTCCCGCACCTCCTCCGGCCCGGACATCTTTTCCTCGTCCATGTCCTCATGCCCGGCCTGCAACGGCACGAAAATCTGCCGCAGGCTGACCGGCCCCGGCTCCTCGTCCACCATCTCCAGAAGCCGCACAGGGCGGAACCGCCGGTACAGCCACTCAAAATACCGCCCCCTGGCCGAAGCGCGGGCATTTTTCTCCGCAATGCTCTCTTTATGCTGCGTCATAATTCCCTCAGATATTTCGGGTGTGTCCCATTTTTTGTCATTTCGAGCGAAGCGAAAAACCGTCATCGTTCCAACGCTCTGCGTCAATGCCATTAAGTTAAGCTCTTTCCATATCGTTCCAACGCTCTGCGTTGGAACGCACAACCCGGACGCTCTGCGTCCCGTCATCTTTGGAAAAAGAGATTTCCCCAAAAATTCCGCTTAACTTAATGGCATTGACGCTCCGCGTTGGAACGCACAACCGGACGCTCTGCGTCCCGTCATTAAAAACTAGTCTATGCACACAAGTCATCTCGTTCCCAGGCTCTGCCTGGGAATGCGGTCCCGGAGGCTCCGCCTCCTGTCCGTGCGAGGCGGAGCCTCGCGGTATGCATTACGAGGCAGAGCCTCGTAACGAGATTTCGGGTGTTTCACCCCGCTTTCCCGACATTCCCGAAAGCCGGTCCGTCTGTATCTGACTTATGTGCATAGACTAGGCCATTAAAAAGGGGATGACACCTTTACCGTTTCACGCGACGCGGGAGCGTCGCAATCGTGCGTTCCGACGCAGAGCGTTGGAACGATATGTGATCCCCGACACCACCGAACCAACCCGCTTCAGCGGGTTTCAATAATTCAGCCGGGGAATTCATTCCCCGGCGACGGGATGCGGCCCGGCGTGTCGCCCGGAAATAAATTTCCGGGCTGAATCCGCAAGACAGGCTGAAGCCTGTTAATCCGGTGACGACGCCTGTTCTGGCTCCGCTTTGGCTTCATCGGGTTTCAAACCCGGCAGACACAGAAAATCTTCGCCCAACTCTTCATTTTCATCCACCAGCAGCGACTTGAACAGTTTTATAAAAAATTCATCTGAGCGCTTGCTGTCCAACCGTTCCTGAAACAATTGCATTGCCTGATCCAAATCCATGCTGCGGTGGTATTTAATCAGATCCTCGTCGCTTTTATTGGCAGTGTTATCCATGAGTACATGCGAGAAGGCGCGTTCAAACAATTCCTTAAGCAACCGTTGGCTTTCTTCGTCAAAATTCTCTATGGCAACAGGATCAGGGCTGTTGGTTAACACACGGTGCAGCAGGGGCAATGTCCGGGGTTGCCGCTCCAGAAGCCGCCACACCGGGCGATGAAACAGCCGAAGATAGTGAAATAAAATAAACTTCCGCGCGTAGTTTTCGCTTTCATTTTCATACCCCCGAAACTGGTTCCACGACGCGCACAGGCTGTTGCAGAAATTCTTGATCTTCCGGGGATTCGGCTCCAGCAATTTTTCAATGATGGCCGCGCAGTCATGCCCCTGTTCATCTTTATCATCGGGGAATTTATGCGCTTTGAGCTGCGCCCGGATTCCGGCCTGAATTCTGTCCGGCCTGGGCAGCGGCACGGCAAGGGTGGCCTGAAACATCTTTTCCAGATATTCCCGGTTGTCTTCATCGCTGCGCCCGTCCCATGTGCGCTTCATGGCCCCCAGTACCGCGTTGTCGTCAATCCCCAGAACAAACACGCAGTGCGGGCTGCCCAGATAGAGTTTGATATACTCCAGCAGGTTGACAACCACCGATTCCTCGCACCGGTCCAGATCATCAATGAAGACAATGAGGCGTTCATCCTCAAGTAATTCGATTTTTTTCTTTTTGGACAAACTCAGTAAAATATTTTTCACCGCGTCTTCAAACAACAGGTGAAAGCGTTGCCCATCGCTCAGTCCCGTAAGATTCGGTTCGGCCTCTTTCCACGCCTTTCGGACCCTGTCAGTTGTGCCCTGTGCCAGTTTCACGTTTTTCTGAAACGTCAGACTTGCCGCAACATCAATGACCTGCTCAATCAGCGCCAATGCCGCCAGACCGCCCCGGCGGTTGATATCCAATAACTTTTTTTTCATTCTTATCCGGGTGCTGAACTGGGCCTGAATCTCCAGAAGAAGGGGAATCAGCGGATTGTCTGTTCCCTGATGCTGCCAGGGCGAATACCAGACGCAAAGGCTTTGTTCGGCAATTGCATAGAGATCGGCAGGCCATTGCAATACTTCCTGACGGCGACCTTTTTCGCTGTCATAAATCCATTTCTCCCATTCGGCGCTTCCCGTTTCTTTCACATTTTGCCCCAGCGGCACGGCCTGCTGAATGGGCTGACCGCCCAGCGTGGCAAAGGCCCGCCGTAACACGCTGGTCTTTCCCGATCCCCATTTCCCGGTGACGCGCACTGAAAACGGCGGCTGCACCTCCAGGGCCATCCGCGCCAGCAGGTCGCCGGTTCCGGCAATGCCCAGATCATCTTCCAGGGTCCACTGATCATTCAGGTATTTTTGATTCATCTTCCATCTCTGTAATATATCGATCTGGGAATTGGTTCTATCTGAGAAGCTGTTTTAAAAATACCGGCGGATCAGAAACGGAGTGCGAAAATTAAGGCCGAAGGCCGGTTTTTCGCAAATTCTGCAAAAGATTGCCCTCTTCGGGGGCTTGACTTTTGCACTCCGAAGGGATTTTTAAAACAGCTTCTGGAATTAAATGTCATTTCGAGCGGAGCGAGAAATCCTAAAGATTTCTCACATTCGTTCGGAGCGACTTGATTTTATATCATATTTGCAGCCCGAAAAAAGGCGTCTCCTTATTTCCGGCAATCCTCACCCCAGATATCCGCCGGAGTCACGGCTTTTTCCGGCGCATCCGCCATCTTCAGACACTCAAACACCGGTTTCTGGGCTTCTTCGGACATGGGGAAAAATCTCCCCTCTGCTTTGGCGTAGACCGTCCCGGCCTCATCCTCAATATGGCCATATCCCCTGAAAAGCCGACGTGTTTTCTGTTCAGGATCACAAAAGCCCTTCACCGTCACTTTGGTACTGACCGGCAGCGACTTTCTGAACCGGATGGTCAGTTCGCCGGTCACGCACATCCGCCCGGCCCTCAGACTCACGGCCCAGCCGACGCACTCGTCCAGAAGCGCTGATATGATCCCTCCGTGAATGATGCCCCTGTACCCGTTATGTTTCGGGGCCGCCAGATATTCGCACGCCACCCCCTCTTCGGTCCTGATAAAAGTGATGTCCGTACCTGCCGGATTGTCCCGGCCACAGATAAAACACTCGGAATATCTCGGTAGTTTTTCCATTTTTCCCCTATTTGAAAAATATCTTCTGTTTTCTCTGATTTGTCAGGGCGACATATTCTTTTTTCATTTTGTCTGAAAGAAAACTCAGGGCAATCAGTTTATCCCAGACCGGAAATGCCGACCGGATTTTTTTCAAAACTTTGGAGATCACCTTATCTGTCAGCTTCAGGCGCTCTCCGGCGTAATAATCCACCAGTATCTCTCTGGTAATTTTGTTTTTTTTGCCTTTTATCGGAAGCGCCAGTTC
This window encodes:
- a CDS encoding NACHT domain-containing protein encodes the protein MTQHKESIAEKNARASARGRYFEWLYRRFRPVRLLEMVDEEPGPVSLRQIFVPLQAGHEDMDEEKMSGPEEVREETLPGEGVWDLLVQEPFVALSGRPGSGKTTLVHALVVELCGQHSSNLRKQLAGNRGIAPIPLILRNLPDLESVRTLDELLECWWREAGIQAEDDNLRLDIPRLRDSFDRSKEAYPALLMFDGIDEVGGTEMRSRIFQMAAEAANLGFRVLVTGRPTGFHDLPELNGKAECLLRSDCDTVVSSKEKIYHVLPFAWEQIERFVRDWYTLRNDWKRKRQAGIENFLNALQDSRRRYLLTLARRPIFLTLMALVHCSRNEMPDGRGALYKAIIDLYLVRQERHRQLKETTEGKPMPHWPETEKRMVLGYLAYESQVRGSRQKKDEPEKRRMVWKREEMLTTIREQLSSRKYGRFTDIRPEDAEDLLRYFLHPAGLLTEPEEERIQFAHLSFQEYLCADFLAGRSKENYLKKELFSRLGRPGWDEVGMLLLTIRAEQERNEGHFEILSWLDLSDVHQADLFIRAYTGRELPFTERDLEEWLPVAMGCALVHPDAKFVKRLSRLPEAIQQQGIELLIQMFEAEDHEKQWDVLLDRLEKMPPFCIEDCLTDNPMFEKMKTRWLNPENDSSWYVEFDDEEARAYSLFLLFAKTKWRKNQKEESQIQSLVISSENRITKNIATWIQKKYPIHKNSKILLFSIFLSRKKTEKFFLPVITNAAMALEALVPSEGLLFDTLCEHIPLDAFILQGISSNDLINSMRCMPTLLMISYPRQFIISHKTILGLGLYQAVTLAEGASGHNNIYDEYTKIRGKYQFILFFSNRSRRSYLSLKLFRDRHKFIFNSLKLNRYRSLSLNLSMERGQKRPFYIYRYPYLFGKEYNHLKERLEKIENKLTRINKDAKNELCFYLALEHFGYQYAAHDWFDEQAENPDLMCRRGLRPGEPLPKEFGLFDNDGRPLPVQNRKNWVRLRQWLDDDDAVLEFFFPDGLPDENRENLLAQTDLLRKQPWSPQAALDAVLADWPEDEPERPYTMEHAEAQLEKACDEFLKAVGENGKAGE
- a CDS encoding KAP family P-loop NTPase fold protein codes for the protein MNQKYLNDQWTLEDDLGIAGTGDLLARMALEVQPPFSVRVTGKWGSGKTSVLRRAFATLGGQPIQQAVPLGQNVKETGSAEWEKWIYDSEKGRRQEVLQWPADLYAIAEQSLCVWYSPWQHQGTDNPLIPLLLEIQAQFSTRIRMKKKLLDINRRGGLAALALIEQVIDVAASLTFQKNVKLAQGTTDRVRKAWKEAEPNLTGLSDGQRFHLLFEDAVKNILLSLSKKKKIELLEDERLIVFIDDLDRCEESVVVNLLEYIKLYLGSPHCVFVLGIDDNAVLGAMKRTWDGRSDEDNREYLEKMFQATLAVPLPRPDRIQAGIRAQLKAHKFPDDKDEQGHDCAAIIEKLLEPNPRKIKNFCNSLCASWNQFRGYENESENYARKFILFHYLRLFHRPVWRLLERQPRTLPLLHRVLTNSPDPVAIENFDEESQRLLKELFERAFSHVLMDNTANKSDEDLIKYHRSMDLDQAMQLFQERLDSKRSDEFFIKLFKSLLVDENEELGEDFLCLPGLKPDEAKAEPEQASSPD
- a CDS encoding PaaI family thioesterase, with translation MEKLPRYSECFICGRDNPAGTDITFIRTEEGVACEYLAAPKHNGYRGIIHGGIISALLDECVGWAVSLRAGRMCVTGELTIRFRKSLPVSTKVTVKGFCDPEQKTRRLFRGYGHIEDEAGTVYAKAEGRFFPMSEEAQKPVFECLKMADAPEKAVTPADIWGEDCRK